The following are encoded together in the Bubalus kerabau isolate K-KA32 ecotype Philippines breed swamp buffalo chromosome 3, PCC_UOA_SB_1v2, whole genome shotgun sequence genome:
- the FOXQ1 gene encoding forkhead box protein Q1 — protein sequence MKLEVFGPRPGLGDKPGSDLEGAGGSDAPSPLSAAGDDSLGSDGDCAANSPAAGSGERSAGGGPGAEEAGAAGAAGATAGPRAGGAGSGGAGGGEGARGKPYTRRPKPPYSYIALIAMAIRDSAGGRLTLAEINEYLMGKFPFFRGSYTGWRNSVRHNLSLNDCFVKVLRDPSRPWGKDNYWMLNPNSEYTFADGVFRRRRKRLSHRGAAPGPALRPPDGAPPPPAPVAQAPASPRARSPARPEGRASPVGRFSGPFAIDSILSKPFRSRRAGDAGPGARPPWGAAPCPPPPAYPALLQAAPAGALLPLCAFGAAEPPGLLARGAEAPPLLLAPLAAPAPAKPLRGPAAGAHLYCPVRLPDALLAASARASGPHLPNRPETLLA from the coding sequence ATGAAGCTGGAGGTGTTCGGGCCCCGCCCGGGTCTAGGGGATAAGCCGGGGAGTGACTTGGAGGGTGCGGGCGGCAGCGACGCGCCATCTCCGCTATCGGCCGCGGGCGACGACTCCCTGGGCTCGGACGGGGACTGCGCAGCCAACAGCCCGGCAGCAGGCAGCGGCGAGCGGAGCGCGGGCGGCGGGCCGGGCGCCGAGGAGGCGGGCGCGGCGGGCGCGGCGGGGGCGACGGCGGGGCCCAGAGCCGGGGGCGCAGGTTCGGGGGGTGCGGGCGGCGGCGAGGGCGCGCGCGGCAAGCCGTACACCCGGCGGCCCAAGCCCCCGTATTCGTACATCGCGCTCATCGCAATGGCCATCCGCGACTCGGCGGGCGGGCGCCTGACGCTGGCCGAGATCAACGAGTACCTCATGGGCAAGTTCCCGTTCTTCCGCGGCAGCTACACCGGCTGGCGCAACTCCGTGCGCCACAACCTCTCGCTCAACGACTGCTTCGTCAAGGTGCTTCGCGACCCCTCTCGACCCTGGGGCAAGGACAACTACTGGATGCTGAACCCTAACAGCGAGTACACCTTCGCCGACGGGGTCTTCCGCCGCCGCCGCAAGCGCCTCAGCCACCGGGGAGCGGCCCCCGGCCCCGCGCTCCGGCCCCCGGACGGCGCGCCCCCGCCGCCCGCGCCCGTCGCCCAGGCCCCGGCTTCGCCCCGCGCGCGCTCGCCCGCCCGCCCGGAGGGGCGCGCCAGCCCGGTAGGCAGATTCTCCGGCCCCTTCGCCATCGACAGTATCCTCAGCAAGCCCTTCCGCAGCCGCCGCGCTGGGGACGCGGGCCCCGGGGCGCGCCCTCCTTGGGGCGCGGCTCCTTGCCCGCCGCCGCCCGCCTACCCGGCGCTGCTCCAGGCTGCGCCCGCTGGGGCCCTGCTGCCGCTCTGCGCGTTTGGAGCGGCCGAGCCGCCGGGGCTGCTAGCTCGCGGGGCCGAGGCGCCGCCCCTCCTCCTAGCACCCCTGGCCGCCCCGGCCCCGGCCAAGCCGCTCCGAGGCCCGGCAGCCGGTGCGCACCTGTACTGCCCCGTGCGGCTGCCCGACGCCCTGCTCGCGGCCTCGGCCCGCGCATCCGGCCCGCACCTGCCTAATCGGCCTGAGACGCTCCTGGCATGA